The Bdellovibrio bacteriovorus W nucleotide sequence ATGTAATGTTGCCATCTGGGATCGCATTCTAAGATTTGTTTTAGGCGTTCTTCTAACGACCTATGCAATTGCTGGCGGTCCCTTTTGGACATACATCGGTATCTACGGCCTGATCACGGCCGCTTGGGGCCTCTGCCCCGCCTACGCATTTTTCCGTTTTAGAACATTGAAAGATTTTCGTCGAACTCGCTTAGAAGAATAGGAACTCTTATGTCTCCATCTGCGCTTTCTCCTGCGGCTATCAGTGAACTGTCTCATTTCCTAAAACCAGATCAAATCAAAACAGATCTTGAAAGCTTGAAGTACTGGGGTAAGGACTGGACGACTTATTTTGACGTAAATTCTTCCGCGATTGTTTTCCCTCGCTCTACAGAAGATGTCGTGGCCCTTGTCAAATGGGCGCGTACTCACAAAGTGGGCCTTATCCCATCGGGTGGGCGCACAGGTCTTTCGGGCGCCGCTGTCGCCACACAAGGTGAAGTCGTGGTTTCCTTTGATCAAATGAACAAGATCAAAGACTTCAGCTCGATTGATCAAACTGTAGTGATTGAGCCCGGTGTTGTTACAGAAGCCCTGCAAGAGTTTGCAACTTCAAAGCAACTTTTCTATCCCGTAGATTTTGCCGCCGTTGGCTCTTCCCAAATGGGTGGAAACATCGCGACGAATGCTGGCGGCATTAAGGTTGTTCGCTATGGTCTGACTCGTGATTGGGTTGCAGGTCTGACCGTTGTCACTGGCACGGGCGATGTTTTACACCTCAATAACGGCCTTATTAAAAACGCCACAGGTTATGATCTTCGACATTTATTCATCGGCTCTGAGGGAACCCTTGGCTTTATCGTAGAAGCTAAAATTCAACTCACAGCTCCCCCTCCTCCTTTGCAAGTTCTTGTCATGGGAGTCAGTGGCCTTGATGCTGTGATGAAAATCTTTGCTGAATTTAAAACAAAAACGTCACTGGTTGCTTTTGAAATGTTCTCAGACAAAGCCTTAGATAAGGTTCTAGAGGGCACAGGTCTACCTGCACCTTTAGATACTAAAACTCCGTTTTATGTTTTAGCAGAAGTGGAAGCTGGTAGCGAAAACGAGCAAGAATCCATCATGAGCGTTTTCGAAAAATGCCTTGAAGAAGAATGGGTGCTTGATGGAGTGATGAGTCAGTCGGATGTTCAAGCGACGACCTTCTGGCGCTATCGCGAAGACATCTCTGAGTCTTTAGCAAAATACTCTCCGTACAAAAATGATATCGCTGTGACGATCTCTCAAGTTCCAGCCTTTATGAATGATCTCGATGTTGTCTTGAAAAACGCCTACCCAACATGGGAAGTCGTATGGTTTGGTCATATCGGTGATGGCAATTTGCACATCAACATTTTGCGTCCTGAGGGAATGAGCAAAGAAGAATTTGTGCAAGAGTGCCGTAAAGTCGACGTGCTTATCTTTGACTCTGTTAAAAAATACCACGGGTCAATCTCGGCGGAACACGGTGTGGGATTAACGAAGAAATCCTTTTTAAACTACACTCGTTCTGAGGCGGAGATTCAAATCATGCGTGGGATTAAGGATGTCTTCGATCCTGATCATGTCATCAATCCGGGGAAGTTGGTCTAGCTTAACTGAGCGAGCCTCCTAGGAAGAGGAAGGCTCTCTTGCGCCAACTCGCCCCTCCGTGGGCTCGCTGCCATCCGCCTTCGGCGGAGCGCATCCTGCTTGGCAGAGGTTGGCTTCAGAAAGCCTTCCTCTTCCTAGGATTCTCTTCGTTCAGTGTTTCAAATGGATTTTTTTCGTGTTTTTTGATAAGAGGCTTTTGTTTGAAACAAAGGCCTCTTCTTTTTTATTTGGGATTGTTCTTTTTTATTTTCGTACGTAGCGCAAGTGTGTGGCTTTGGGGCTGTCTAGGACTTTTTCGATTTTGAATTGTGGCATGGGGTCTTTCATGTTTTCGAAAAGGCGACGGCCTCCTCCGAAGATGACCGGGACTAAGGCGATTTCTAGTTCTTCGACGACCCCTAAGTTTAGGTATTGTTGAATCACGTCGGCACCGCCTGAGATTCTGATATCTTTTTCACCCGCCGCCTTGCGAGCTAATTCGAGTGCGTGTTCGGGGCCTTCGTTTACAAAGTAGAATGTGGTTCCCCCGGGGCGTACCCAAGGCTCGCGTTTTTCATGAGTCAGAACATAAACGGGACCGTGAAAGGGGGCTTCTTCCGGCCAAGAAATTTCGCCAGCATCGAATATGCGCTTTCCCATAATGTTGGCGCCTATACGCTCGGCAGTCTTTTTAAAGAGATCATTCACTGGGCCTGTTTCTCCACCTTTACCGAATTGAAGATTCTCGCGAAAGTATTGCAGCCCGATCGCCCACCCCATGAGCTCTCCCCACTTCGCAGCCCAGTTTTTATATTCTGGAGTGTTCCAATTTTCGAGAGTCATTCCCTCAGGTGCCATATAACCATCAAGACTCAATCCGATATTCACAAAGACCTTGCTCATAGTTTTTCCCCTATAAGCACTCATGCTGTCTCAATCAAAAATAGCTGACAATATTTTTCCTTAAGAACTTCATCTTGTAATTTTACGCCTGCAAGCACACAAAAAATTCATCAAAAAATTCCTGCAAGGACGAATCTACTTAGCTATCAAGTCGCTGAACACGAGATGAAAGAAAGAATTTTTATTAAGCTCTCTGAAAAACAAGAAAAACATAAAGCAACAACGGCGACGATTCCCCAGAAGGGGGGAGAGGGATCTTTAACGGAGTCGGCCTCTGCCAAGCAGGAGGCGTTCCGCCGTAGCGCTAGCGAAGGCGGATGGCAGCAAGCCCATGGATGGGCGCGCCGACGGAGGTAAAGAGCCCTCTCTCCCCTTCTGGGGAGTTCACCGAGAGCTCCGTCCTACGCAAGGTTAAAGTTTTCGCGTACGAATACTTCGTCCAAGATTACTGATCGAATCACATAGAATATCCGCGTGCCCCGAGTCGACGTCCATGACGAGGTAACCAATTTTTTCATCCGTCGCTAAGTACTGACCTTCGATATTGGCTCCTGCTTGAGAAATCAAACCATTGATCTCCCCTAGAACCCCTGGTTCATTACGATGTACATTCACAAGACGCGAAGCCCCCGGGCGAATAGGTAAATCAACATTCGGAAAATTAACAGCCCCTGCCGATGAACCAATTTTTAAAAACTTTCTAAAGCTCTCAGAAACTTCAATCCCGATAGCATACTGAGCCTCTTCAGTACTTCCCCCGATATGTGGAGTCAGTATGACATTGTTAAGATTTTGCAGAGGAGACTGAAAAGGATCTTTGTTTGAAGCTGGCTCTTCTGGAAAAACGTCAATCGCACAGCCTGCAATTTTATTTTCCAGCAAGGCACTGGCTAAAGCTTCAATCACAACGACAGAGCCACGACTGGCATTGATCAAATAGCTGCCCTCTTTCATAATTGAAAGTTCGCGGGCACCGATCATGTCTTTGGTATCTAATGTTTCGGGAACATGCAAAGTCACAAAATCTGACATTGCTAATAGCTCATCCAAATTTGCTACCGATTGCGCATTCCCTAGTGGTAATTTTTTAATAACATCGTAAAAGCAAACTCGCAGTCCCATAGCTTCGGCTAAGACACTCACCTGACTACCGATATGACCATATCCAACAATCCCCAAAGTCTTACCACGAACCTCATGAGCTCCTTCAGCGGACTTTACCCACTCTCCACGATGAGCCTTGGTATTGCGATCTCCTAATTGACGAGAAAGAGCGATCATCTCTCCGATAACCAACTCAGCCACTGAGCGTGTGTTCGAATGAGGTGCATTGAAAACAGGAATTCCTAAATCACGTGCAGCCTCAAGATGAACTTGATTGGTCCCTATGCAAAAACACCCAATTCCGTGTAGGTGTGGGTTTTCTTTCAAAACCTTTTCAGTGATCTGTGTTTTTGAGCGAATTCCGAGAACTTGATACTTCGGCAAGAGTGACAAAAGCTCATCCTCTGAAGGAGCATAACTCAGGGAGTCTACCAGAAACCCTTCGGCTTCCAGATTCTTTTTAGCCATTGGATGAATGTTTTCTACAAGAAGGATTTTTAGAGCGGTCATCAGCGCCTCCTACGCCTATTCTAACTCAGTTCAAGAGGAGTACAAAAGTTAAAACACTCTCTAAAGACGAACCAGACTGACCATGCGCAACAATGGTAGTCAAAGTCACAATCCGCAGGACAGACTATTGTTTATGGCAATAACTCGAGTTTTTTCTCTACTTATCGTGGATGACGATCCCCTGGTTCATCAGTCCTTAAAAATGGCTCTTCCTGCGCACTGGAAAGTTTTCTCGGCTATGCGCCTAGAAGCCATTCAATACGAAAGATTCTATCACGCTGCGTTCGTAGATATGCACCTTGAGCCTGATGCTAAAAAAGCAGCTGGCCCCCAAGTGATTGCAGAACTGATGAAGCACAATCAACAGCTCGAAGTTGTTGCTATGTCAGGAGACCTCAGCCTTCCTCTGATGGAGAGTTGTCTTAAAGCCGGTGCTCAAAGATTTTTAGGCAAGCCCCTCACTCCCGAAGAAGTTCATCTTGTCTTGGCAAAAATTGAAGCTCTTTGGGATCTTCGCAATATCGACTCTCAATCAGACCGCAATAAAGCTCACTGGGTCGGTGGCTCTGAAGCTTCCGTAAAAATAAAAAAACGAATCGCCGAACTTCGCGGTGAATCCAACAGCATTCTTATCGAAGGCGAAACTGGAACTGGTAAAGAAGTTGTTTCACGCATGCTTAATCAGCAAGAGGGTAACCGTCCCTTTATCGCCGTCAACTTAGCAAGTATCCCAGAGCACCTCTTTGAATCTGAAATGTTTGGCCACCTCAAAGGCGCCTTCACGGGTGCCGAGCAAAACAAAATGGGCCTTGCCGAAGCAGCCAACGGAGGGGATCTTTTTTTAGACGAGATCGAAGCACTTCCTCTTTCTCAGCAAGCCAAACTGCTGCGCTTTTTAGAAAGTGGAGAAATTCGCAAAGTAGGTGCGAAAGAAACCACCACTGTGCAAACACGCGTGATCGCTGCCAGCAATAAGCCTCTCGAAAAAATGGTCCGTGATGGAGAGTTTCGCGAAGACCTTTTGTACCGTTTGTCATCTCAAAAGATTCAACTTCCACCACTTCGTGACAGATTGAGCGATATTGCAGAGCTTGCGCAGTTTTTTCTGGAGGCCGAGCGTCCTCGTCGCAATAAAGCATTTGCCGAAGATGGGTTAACAGCGTTACAAAACTACAAGTGGCCTGGCAACATTCGAGAGTTAAAGAGGGTTTGTGAGCAACTCAGCCTGACTTCCCCTTTACCTGTGATTCGCGCCCAAGACGTGCATAAATGGATTCAGCCGTCTTTAAGCCCTCAAGCTTCTACTTTAAACCCTTTGGATTTGAACAAAGGTTTAACTGCGCTCTTGGCAGAGCATGAAGCGATGATTATTAAAACTTGCCTTCAGGGCACCAAGGATGTGGAAGAAGCTGCCCGCCAATTGCAAATCTCCCGTTCAAGTCTTTATAAAAAAATTAAGGACTATAAGTTAGAAGAGGAATTAGTATAAAATGGACTTATTTGATTTTACGTTCCCGATTCGCATCTCAATTCCCACCGCGTGGGAAAGTCATATCTACCGCCAAACTGTTTTGATTGTACTTTCTATTATTTTTGTCTCTGCCGCGATTATTTTCATTTTCAGAAAGAAGAACTATTACTTCGTTCAATCATGGGCCAGCATCAAAAGTTGGATCGTAGCAGCTCCCTTACTCTTCCTGACCATGGGCCTACCAGAGCCTTGGCCTCTCGTCTTCCTCACAGGTCTTGCCATCGTGGGTGCAAAGATCTTTTTTCAAATCATGGGGATGTTCCATCGTAGCTATTTTGTTCTTATTTGTTACGCGGGAATTATCGGCCTTGGTATTTCAGCATGGTATGATCGCTTAGATATCTATAACGCTATGCCAATGATCGTTCTGGGCGTGAGCTGCCTCGTGCCTCTGGTGCGCAATTCTTATAAGCGCATGATTCAGTACATGTCGCTCACTCTTTTAGCTTTTATTTTCCTTGGCTGGTCTTTCATGCACTTGGGATTAATTTTAAAATTCCCTAATGGAATTTACCAAGTCATGTACTTAATTATTCTGACAGAGTTCTGTGATAATACGAACTTAGCCATGGGTCGTTACTTTGGTGGCTGGAGATTGTTTCCTAAAATCAATCCTCGTCGTACCGTCGGCTCTACAGCGGTTTCGGTTCTTTTGACTCTCTTCTTAGCAGGCTCTATGCGCTTCTTACTTCCTGATGGCTCTGATAAATACTGGCTCGCTTCAGGATTAGTCGCTTCACTTGGTGGCTTTGTCGGCGATCTAGTGATGACCGTGATTCGTAGAGACGCAGGAATGAAAACCGTGGGACCGTTCATTATTGGCCGAGGCGACTTCCTTCACCGCATGGATCGTTTGATCTTTGTAGCACCGATTTATTATTACGTTATGACGGTGCTTCTATGAAAGATTGGTACTACGAAAACGATCAGTGGACCAAGCTCCCTGCTTATTTAAAACATCTTCCTTTATTCACAAGACACTTGGATATGTTCAGTGTCTTTATGCGATTTCTTTGGTCGATCTTTCTAAAAAATATCTGCTTTAAGTTCTATATTCGCTTAAAAGTTAAAGGCACTCCTTTTAAAGAAATTTATCGAACTCATCCAAAGCTCATTATTATCAGCAATCACGCCAGTCACTTGGATGCCGTTTCTATTGCAGCGTCAATTCCCCGTCGCTACTGGCTGAATTTATATATCGCAGCCGCCAAGGATTATTTCTTTTCAAATCCTCTATTTACTTTCTTCAGTAAACACTGCCTCGGCGCCATTCCGATTGATCGCAAGGATCGCAAAGGTGAAGCTATCAATTTAATTTTGAAGCTTCTCACAGAGCTTCCGCGTATGTGGCTGATCATTTTCCCAGAAGGCACTCGTTCAAAAGATGGTAAAATACAAACCTTTAAGCGCGGTGTTTCTATTTTTTCTGAAAGAACACAGACCCCTCTACTCTTTACCTACCTCGAAGGGAATAATGAGTTATGGCCCAAAGGGCAACCCATTCCCCTACCTGGAAAGTTAGTTCTTCACGTGGGCCCGGTTCACCCTCCAGGTCCGATTCAAGATGTGTATACTCACTACAAACAGTGGGTCTTAACGATCAATCCGAATGCCTTCCCTGCTGAGGAGCCGGCTCCTGAAACAACGGAAGAAAAAAAGGAGGATTTAGAAAATGAATAATTCCATCGAATCTATTCAACTAAAAATCGGTCCCTATGAAATCTGCCCAGTGCCCACAGGCGAGTTTGCCTTAGACGGCGGTGCCATGTTTGGGACCGTGCCTAAAGTTTTATGGGAGCGCACCAATCCTGCGGATGATAAGAATCGCATTCCTATGGAAGCTCGTGCTTTATTATTAAAATCAAATGGTCTTAATATTTTAATTGATACTGGAAACGGATCTGACTTTGTTCTTAAGTACGGCGAAAAGTTAGGTACTAAATTTTCCGAGATGTATGCCATTGACCAAAATGGCCCATCTCTTATGAAGTCCTTGAACAAACACGGCGTAAAGCCAGAGGATATCCACCACGTCATCATCACTCATTTACACTTTGACCACGCTGGTGGCGCAACAACAGAGCGTCAGGGAGAACTTGCTCCGACATTCCCAAACGCCACTTATTGGGTGCAGAAAAAGAATCTTGAAACAGCTCGCCACCCCAACTTAAGAGAAAAAGCGAGTTATTACGCTGCGAATTTTGAGCCTCTCGAAAAAGCTGGCGTTCTTAAAGTGATCGACGGCGCCCAAGAGATTCTTCCAGGTATTTCTGTCTTCATTTCAAATGGCCACACCGAGGGACAACAGATTGTTAAGGTCACTGATGGTACGAACACTTTGCTTTATTGCGCCGACATGGTGCCTACGAGCACCCACGTTCGCACACCATGGCTTATGGGTTACGACTTACAGCCCTTGGTTCTGATGGAAGAAAAGAAAGAGCACCTTAGCAAAGCGGCCGACGAAAATTGGTATCTGTTTTTTGAACATGATCCCTATTGTGATGCGGCTCTTATCGAGCGCAGTGGCAGTGACTTTGCTGTAAAATCACGAGTGGTATTTCAAAACCCATGACACAAAAACTACGCGTCCACAACCTAATTGAAATTCTTCGCGGAGTCCTTCAACAAATGCGCGATGGAGAACTTGCACTAGTAGCAAGCTCTCTTGCATTTTCTACGGCAATGGCCCTCGTTCCGTTCTTGGCCGTTGTTCTTGCAACTTTTCAATCCATTGGCGGACTCGAAGCTCTTTATCCCAAAGTAGAAACTCTGCTTCTGCGAAATTTAACGGAAGCCGTTGGCTCTGACGTTACAAAGTTCATTCGAATCTTTATTAAAAACATCAACGCCGGAAAACTTGGAACGACAGGTGCGATCTTCCTATTCATCACCTCTATCCGTCTTCTTCATGATATGGAAGTCGGTGTCAATCGAGTGTGGAACCAGCGCACGACCCGTCCTTTCTATAAACGCTTGATGTATCAATGGGGATTAATGCTTGCGATTCCAATTTTACTGGCCGTGTATTTCGGTTTTCTCTCCATGGAACAGTTAAAATTTGTGCGCAGCTACGTTCCCCCAAGTGCCTCCAATAGCTTACTCCTGATCGGTATTTTGTTTTTCACTTACAAAGTCGTGCCTGATGCCAATGTACGATCTAAGTATGCCTTTTGGAGCGCGATACTATCAGCAGGCGTCTTATACATAGTCCATAAAAGTTATTCTCTCTTGGCAGTTAAGTTTTTCTCATACAATAAAATTTATGGATCTTTTGCCGCGATCCCAATGTTACTCATTTGGATTCTTACGATGTGGTATGTGATCCTGGGTGGCGTGGCTCTCTCAGCAGCCCTGCAGAAACGCCTAGAAGAGATGGATGAAACAAATAAAGTTTTAGGAGATAAATAGGACCTTGCAGAAGGTCCTTTCATTTTGGCTCATTTTAATCCGTACAACTATAAGTTCGAGATTATCTTTGATAGCATTAAGACATCAGGAGGTCCCTATGAAGACCCTAGATCAGTGGCTCAGCGAATACAGTCAGAGTCACCAGAACCTCACTAATCAAAAGATTCATAAGTTTTGTGTTCCTGCCATTTTCTTTTCTATTTTGGGAATGCTTTGGAGTATCCCTGCTGGGGCTTTAAATATCGCACTGATTGCCTTAGGTGTGGTGATGCCGTTTTATATTCTCTTAGGTAAGCGTGCCTTAATGCTCGTCTTACCGCAAATTCTTATCTATGGAGCTTTACTCTATGCTTGGGAACAATCGCCATTCAAAGAGCAGATGTTTTGGGCGTGTCTGGGTATTTTTGTAGTCGCGTGGATAGGGCAATTTATTGGGCATAAAATCGAAGGCAAGAAACCATCGTTTTTTAAAGATCTGCAGTTTCTCTTAATTGGTCCACTCTGGATTATTAAAGGCTCCCCTTAGAGGAGCCTTTTTTATTTCTATTGCAGTCCCATCAAAATAGCGATTCCAAAAACCATAAAGAGGATACAAGCTGCGACTCTCACCCACTTCATTGGAATGCGGCGAAGAAGTTTTTCCCCTAGAAAAATGGCCAATGCATTAGAGCCCATCATTCCCGCTGTACTACCTAACGTCACGATCCAAGGGTCCGCAAAACGCGCACCAAGTGCGATAGTCGCCAATTGCGTTTTGTCACCCATTTCGGCAATGAAGAAAGCAATCACAGTTGTTAGAAAAACACCAAAGCGTCCAGAAGATTTAATCTCTTCTTCCTTATCAGGAACAAGAATCCACAATCCGAAAGCAAAGAATGTAAACGCCAAGCCCCACGTCAAATAGCGCGGCTCCAGTAAGGAGGCTACCCAACCACCGGCCCAGGATGCCAAAGCATGGTTAAGGATAGTTGCGACGAAAACTCCCCCTAAGATCACCCAAGGCTGTCTGTAACGACTGACCAAGAGTAGTGATAAAAGCTGAGTTTTATCTCCCATCTCGCCTGCAAACACTAATAAGAATGAATTAATAAAAGCTTCCAAATTGTCCTCACTTCTTTTCTTGCGCCGTGAGGTTTTTCCCTGATTTTAGGAATAGACGACACGGCAATTATAAAAAATTACCAATGTCAGTCTCGTCAATGGCTGCTTCTTTCAAACAACCACATCAGTGCCGGGATCTTAACATCCAGTATGTCGACACGGATCTGAAGACAGGCTTCAGAGACTACTCCCTAACGAAGCGTGAAGATAGCCATTCCCTGCACCGAAAGCAAGCATTCTCTACATTTGCCGCAAAATGGGAGTCTCAATATAGAAGTTACCGAGTATTTCTTCCCACTTGAACAGGTCATAAACTATTTGTAGCATAGATCTTTACACAATTTCTTAATCTGGGACCAGCAAAGACACCTATGAAAACCTTCACGCCACTTCTTACCGCACAAAAAAAATTCTGGTTTTTAACATTCGATATTCTGATTTTCCTAGCGGCCTTTGCTATTGCGATCATAGCACGCTTCTCAGGCACGTATGTTTCGATGCCCCTCAATACAGAATTGATCTTACTCGCCCTCGCCGTTCCCACGCTTCAGTATATTTTTGGTAACTACGACCTAGATCATATCTCCGACTTTAAACAGCTTTTAGCACGCCAAATTGTAGCGATCATCTTCACTCTTCTTTTTGCCACTCTTGTGACATATGTGTTTGCCACTGAGCGTGCGGGAATCTTTGGCCGTGGTATCTTGTTTATCGCTCTCGGAGGATTCTTCGTTCTATCTGTGGCCTATCGAAGTGCCGTCGCCTCATACCTAAAGAAAATCAAAGGTACTTTAAAATGGCTTATTCTTGCTGATGCAAAAACACAAGAGATCGTCAAAAAAGATTTCTCTCAGTTGGATTTCGAAGGAACTCTGGATTTCCTCACTCCTGAAGAAGCTCTTCAGTCAAAAGATTGGCTCAATCGTAAATGGAGCACGATCGTTGTTTCTATTACGAATCACGAGCACCAAAGCCAGCTAGGCCCTATTATTATCGATGCAAAATGTTCTGGTTTAAATACGATCACAATTACGACATTCTACGAAAGACATCTTCGCAAAGTGCCAGTGCATCTTTTGGACTATGCGTGGTTCATCAATGCTGGTGGCTTCTATAGCATTACTAATCCTGTGAAGCTGCGTCTCAAACGCATTATCGACATCAGCTTGTCTCTATTTTTGTTGATTCTCACAGCGCCCGTTTTGTTGTTAACGGCTCTAGCAATTCGCCTTGAATCAAAGGGTGATGCTGTTTATAGCCAAATTCGTACGGGCAAAGACAATAAGCCGTTCACAATTTATAAATTACGCTCCATGCGCTCCGATGCTGAA carries:
- a CDS encoding oxidoreductase (COG0277 FAD/FMN-containing dehydrogenases); its protein translation is MSPSALSPAAISELSHFLKPDQIKTDLESLKYWGKDWTTYFDVNSSAIVFPRSTEDVVALVKWARTHKVGLIPSGGRTGLSGAAVATQGEVVVSFDQMNKIKDFSSIDQTVVIEPGVVTEALQEFATSKQLFYPVDFAAVGSSQMGGNIATNAGGIKVVRYGLTRDWVAGLTVVTGTGDVLHLNNGLIKNATGYDLRHLFIGSEGTLGFIVEAKIQLTAPPPPLQVLVMGVSGLDAVMKIFAEFKTKTSLVAFEMFSDKALDKVLEGTGLPAPLDTKTPFYVLAEVEAGSENEQESIMSVFEKCLEEEWVLDGVMSQSDVQATTFWRYREDISESLAKYSPYKNDIAVTISQVPAFMNDLDVVLKNAYPTWEVVWFGHIGDGNLHINILRPEGMSKEEFVQECRKVDVLIFDSVKKYHGSISAEHGVGLTKKSFLNYTRSEAEIQIMRGIKDVFDPDHVINPGKLV
- a CDS encoding bifunctional deaminase-reductase domain protein (COG0262 Dihydrofolate reductase), translating into MSKVFVNIGLSLDGYMAPEGMTLENWNTPEYKNWAAKWGELMGWAIGLQYFRENLQFGKGGETGPVNDLFKKTAERIGANIMGKRIFDAGEISWPEEAPFHGPVYVLTHEKREPWVRPGGTTFYFVNEGPEHALELARKAAGEKDIRISGGADVIQQYLNLGVVEELEIALVPVIFGGGRRLFENMKDPMPQFKIEKVLDSPKATHLRYVRK
- a CDS encoding transcriptional regulator (COG2204 Response regulator containing CheY-like receiver, AAA-type ATPase, and DNA-binding domains); this translates as MAITRVFSLLIVDDDPLVHQSLKMALPAHWKVFSAMRLEAIQYERFYHAAFVDMHLEPDAKKAAGPQVIAELMKHNQQLEVVAMSGDLSLPLMESCLKAGAQRFLGKPLTPEEVHLVLAKIEALWDLRNIDSQSDRNKAHWVGGSEASVKIKKRIAELRGESNSILIEGETGTGKEVVSRMLNQQEGNRPFIAVNLASIPEHLFESEMFGHLKGAFTGAEQNKMGLAEAANGGDLFLDEIEALPLSQQAKLLRFLESGEIRKVGAKETTTVQTRVIAASNKPLEKMVRDGEFREDLLYRLSSQKIQLPPLRDRLSDIAELAQFFLEAERPRRNKAFAEDGLTALQNYKWPGNIRELKRVCEQLSLTSPLPVIRAQDVHKWIQPSLSPQASTLNPLDLNKGLTALLAEHEAMIIKTCLQGTKDVEEAARQLQISRSSLYKKIKDYKLEEELV
- a CDS encoding hypothetical protein (COG4539 Predicted membrane protein), encoding MKTLDQWLSEYSQSHQNLTNQKIHKFCVPAIFFSILGMLWSIPAGALNIALIALGVVMPFYILLGKRALMLVLPQILIYGALLYAWEQSPFKEQMFWACLGIFVVAWIGQFIGHKIEGKKPSFFKDLQFLLIGPLWIIKGSP
- a CDS encoding D-3-phosphoglycerate dehydrogenase (COG0111 Phosphoglycerate dehydrogenase and related dehydrogenases), coding for MTALKILLVENIHPMAKKNLEAEGFLVDSLSYAPSEDELLSLLPKYQVLGIRSKTQITEKVLKENPHLHGIGCFCIGTNQVHLEAARDLGIPVFNAPHSNTRSVAELVIGEMIALSRQLGDRNTKAHRGEWVKSAEGAHEVRGKTLGIVGYGHIGSQVSVLAEAMGLRVCFYDVIKKLPLGNAQSVANLDELLAMSDFVTLHVPETLDTKDMIGARELSIMKEGSYLINASRGSVVVIEALASALLENKIAGCAIDVFPEEPASNKDPFQSPLQNLNNVILTPHIGGSTEEAQYAIGIEVSESFRKFLKIGSSAGAVNFPNVDLPIRPGASRLVNVHRNEPGVLGEINGLISQAGANIEGQYLATDEKIGYLVMDVDSGHADILCDSISNLGRSIRTRKL
- a CDS encoding acyltransferase family protein (COG0204 1-acyl-sn-glycerol-3-phosphate acyltransferase), translating into MKDWYYENDQWTKLPAYLKHLPLFTRHLDMFSVFMRFLWSIFLKNICFKFYIRLKVKGTPFKEIYRTHPKLIIISNHASHLDAVSIAASIPRRYWLNLYIAAAKDYFFSNPLFTFFSKHCLGAIPIDRKDRKGEAINLILKLLTELPRMWLIIFPEGTRSKDGKIQTFKRGVSIFSERTQTPLLFTYLEGNNELWPKGQPIPLPGKLVLHVGPVHPPGPIQDVYTHYKQWVLTINPNAFPAEEPAPETTEEKKEDLENE
- a CDS encoding hypothetical protein (COG2119 Predicted membrane protein) — translated: MEAFINSFLLVFAGEMGDKTQLLSLLLVSRYRQPWVILGGVFVATILNHALASWAGGWVASLLEPRYLTWGLAFTFFAFGLWILVPDKEEEIKSSGRFGVFLTTVIAFFIAEMGDKTQLATIALGARFADPWIVTLGSTAGMMGSNALAIFLGEKLLRRIPMKWVRVAACILFMVFGIAILMGLQ
- a CDS encoding putative phosphatidate cytidiltransferase (COG0575 CDP-diglyceride synthetase), with product MDLFDFTFPIRISIPTAWESHIYRQTVLIVLSIIFVSAAIIFIFRKKNYYFVQSWASIKSWIVAAPLLFLTMGLPEPWPLVFLTGLAIVGAKIFFQIMGMFHRSYFVLICYAGIIGLGISAWYDRLDIYNAMPMIVLGVSCLVPLVRNSYKRMIQYMSLTLLAFIFLGWSFMHLGLILKFPNGIYQVMYLIILTEFCDNTNLAMGRYFGGWRLFPKINPRRTVGSTAVSVLLTLFLAGSMRFLLPDGSDKYWLASGLVASLGGFVGDLVMTVIRRDAGMKTVGPFIIGRGDFLHRMDRLIFVAPIYYYVMTVLL
- a CDS encoding putative metal-dependent hydrolase (COG0491 Zn-dependent hydrolases, including glyoxylases); this translates as MNNSIESIQLKIGPYEICPVPTGEFALDGGAMFGTVPKVLWERTNPADDKNRIPMEARALLLKSNGLNILIDTGNGSDFVLKYGEKLGTKFSEMYAIDQNGPSLMKSLNKHGVKPEDIHHVIITHLHFDHAGGATTERQGELAPTFPNATYWVQKKNLETARHPNLREKASYYAANFEPLEKAGVLKVIDGAQEILPGISVFISNGHTEGQQIVKVTDGTNTLLYCADMVPTSTHVRTPWLMGYDLQPLVLMEEKKEHLSKAADENWYLFFEHDPYCDAALIERSGSDFAVKSRVVFQNP
- a CDS encoding ribonuclease BN (COG1295 Predicted membrane protein) produces the protein MTQKLRVHNLIEILRGVLQQMRDGELALVASSLAFSTAMALVPFLAVVLATFQSIGGLEALYPKVETLLLRNLTEAVGSDVTKFIRIFIKNINAGKLGTTGAIFLFITSIRLLHDMEVGVNRVWNQRTTRPFYKRLMYQWGLMLAIPILLAVYFGFLSMEQLKFVRSYVPPSASNSLLLIGILFFTYKVVPDANVRSKYAFWSAILSAGVLYIVHKSYSLLAVKFFSYNKIYGSFAAIPMLLIWILTMWYVILGGVALSAALQKRLEEMDETNKVLGDK